In the genome of Acanthopagrus latus isolate v.2019 chromosome 17, fAcaLat1.1, whole genome shotgun sequence, the window CGAGGCTCAGTTTAAAGAGCCCAAAGTATCAACATCCAGAGCTTATAAAAAGGGCTTTGATAAAAGCTGAAAgaacaaatgtacacacacacacacacacacacacacacacacacacacacacacacacacacacacacacacacacacacacacacacacgtaaccTACGCACAGCCTGTAGCAGTGAGTATTTCCACAACAGAAGCTGTCCccggaccccccccccctctggGCTACATCTCGTGTTCCTTAGCAACCCGccaaataaataacacaacagaAAGCAGAAAGGCCCGGCTCCTGATTGGGTTTCTTCACTGTGCAGTTAAGtgtataaagtgtgtgtgtatgcatggtTTTGTATCTGTTAAACtgaagataaaacaaacaaaaagaactTTGAAATCTGTCTGGTTTCTCTTTTGAGGAATATTGAAGCTCCCTCAGTCACAAAGAGGATAGTTTGGTTTACAAAGTGTGCAGGGACCTGCACAGGGAACCTGTTCCTCTTGTATAACTGAAAACCTCTCATGTGTTGTTACATGTCAACAGAGCATGGGGCGAAATGATGTCATATACAAACAGATCAAGTTCACCTTGTGAACACATGGACGAGTCTGATGATGCTTCCTCAAATGAACTGACTATCTGTGAATCTCAACAAGAGACAATGTCAGTTGTGTTGACTTTGGGTGAATGGGTGAGAAGCAGAAGTATTATGCAGGCTGTATTGATGTTATAAATGCATTGTGTCCAAGCAGAGCCAGGAGTATTGTGGGGAAGCGTGGGAACAGAGTCATTAAATGTCAGTATTGAACAGTTCAGTCACACGGAGAGAGGACTCCCCTGTGGAAACAATCAGACAGAACCAGGGTGAATCCTGGCAGGGCTGGGCACAGgccttgttgtttgtgtgtgtgtgtgtgtgtgtgtgtgtgtgtgtgtgtgtgtatgtatgtgaagTTGCTGAGTCACACAGCCTCTCTGATGTCTCTTTGCCCCTTGTTCCCTTATCTCTCCTTCCattcctcctctttgtcctcccGTGTTTCCTCTacttgttatgttttatttcctgctgAGGCCCTTTCCTCGTCAAATATCCTCTCCTTCAGGTTTTGCTTCCTCCTGAAGATCGATGGAGATTCCTGACTATTTGTATATGTTGTATAACTGAGAATAAACATAGAAACAAAGTGGCTCTCACCATGCTAGCCCTGAGGCCCAAAGGAGGGGAAGTGTGAAGGCACAACTGAGTGTTTCCTCTTGGAGCAGATTTACTGTGAGCCAATCAATCAGTGCCTTTTGgctttgttgtggtttttggGCACTGGCACTGCTGGAGCTGCTATTGTGCTCCTGTTCATAGACTGTCATTGACATTAGACTGAGTATGCTGCCTCCCCGTGGGTGAATTAAGTACTGCCAAAACACTCACTACAGAGCTTGAATCAGCATTTTACCAGTTATTAATCaggttaaaaaaacactgaattcagtTCCCTCTAAAAGGTCTTAGAAAGTATTAAAGTTAAAGTCTTAAATTCAATTTGCAGAAGTTTTAGAAAGCAATGTTTGTTATAAAATtacctcgtctgtgaacatttctgcctgagtcacatctgAATGATTTTCATtggaaatgtttgttgttttgttgaagaGAACAAACCCTGTGTCTTCTGTTTGGATTGTTTTTACGTAGGGACCCTGGCAgtagaaattacatactgtgcctttaaatgcaTGAATAATTTTAAAGAGAAGAATCCATAAATCAATTTTATGCTCCTTATCTCTgtgcatttacattcatttgattaATACTATCAAGATGATGTAATGTTAAACACTGTTGGTTTAACTAATTACCACCGATaaggatgttttgttttccgtTCCcgttggctggtttgtcagcaggaccACACAACAATTACTGAGCAAATTTCCATtgtcatcatccatccatcatggCTCTTGATGGAAAAATATCAGGTGTAGTTAGGTGTCTGGTATccatgagtgagtacaatttgatgcagatccaaatacCAATCTGaatctaaaaaatgttttttttttttttttttgactgaattaaaggggagtACTGCATTATAGTAAATAATTGATGGCTTTTTATCATCTGTATTGGTTTTCCATCATAAGTTCACACTTGTGGTCATTGCGAATTTTTAAAACGGGTATTTCACCATCGTTGTGAAAAGGTctttaaaagtgtaaaagaCATTGATTTTACTTTACTTCTGTCATGTAAGCGAACATAAATAATTTACACTGACAGGTGTTTAAATGTAGCTCAATTGACTGCTGCCCTGTTTATTCTGAGTTAATGCAAGTGAGATGGGAGTTTGCTGCAGGCCTTTCCAGTTGTCGCTAATGCAGTCTCTGACGGTGGCATTAATGCGGTAATAATTGTTGTGAAATTTGATTTCaagctctgtttgtgtgcgtgtagGTGCCTGGATAAAGAGCAGCTTGGGTCATGTGCAGAGGGAGGGCAGCCAGCTCAGTCTGACCTACATTGCTCCTCAGTTGGGATACTGGGTGGCCGCCATGTCCCCACTACACTCAGGTGAGGAATTACTGTGACACAAATTATAGTTACTGTAAAACCATTTTGGCAGGTCATATATGTgctcacatacagtatgtagaGTATGGACATGGCATAAGACACTCAGCCAAGCCTTCTTTCTTTATGAGCTCAGGatttgccttttctcttttttcccaaCTTCTTCTTTGTTCATCAGGTCCGGTGTTTGCGAAGGACATCAGCATGTACCACACCGTGTTTCTGTTGGCTATACTTGGAGGCATGGCTCTCATCCTGCTCTGCCTGCTCTGCCTTCTGTTGTACtactgcaggtgtgtgaaacGCCAGCATGTCCTGTCTGAAGTCAGAAGTTGCCAGATTTGTCTCAAAATGGGGAATATACAATAATATGAGTCAGATCCCCTGACTCGTGACCATGTGGAACATGTGAATGTATAGTAGTTGACTGTTTTAGGCAGGGGAGAGGTCATCACATTACTGGCAGTATCTCATGGAACATTAAATTCAACATTAAGTcaaagagagacaggagagtttatgtttttctttatttgttctcTCTGCCAAGAATTAAACAGTTTCTTCATTCAAAGGAAACTCCTTCTGCATCTCTTCAGCGTCAGGTCTGAAACTGTCCTATTGTCATCATCTAGCCAAAGGAACTGAAGTCCATCTAAGAGGATACTGTTTAACAGCTTTGTTATCTTTTGCACATGGCTCACTCACTTTATCCATTGTTCAGTTATGATATcagcaccaaaaaaaatcagaattcaTATGGAAATTGTGACATGTTTATAGCAGGTCACATGACAAAAGTTGCACCACAGAAAATGTGTACTAACTGAAAACGGACtgtttaattaaatgaaaacaaagcagactGGTACTGCACAAGACCTCAGACACCATTGCTCTACTTCAAATATAAGCACTTGGGGATTCTGTTGCACAATTGAAGTGCCTGTTttcatcacagtgtttctgtaGGAAAATAGTACTTGAAGTTAAACAGATTTCTCTAATTGAATCATAACTTctgctgtctttctttgttgttcAGGCGTCGTTGTTTGAAGCCTCGAGTGTCACACCGCAAGCTCACAATGTCCTCTGGTCTGGACAGCAGTAAGAGGGATCAAGCCACCTCCATGTCCCACCTGAACCTCATCAGCAACGAGGTCTGTCTGACTTACAGAGAACAGCTCAATTGCTAGTCTACACTGCACTGTCTAAAGGAATACACCAAAGGAAGCACTTAATTAAAACCAGGCTGGCCTGGTTCAAGCTCCCTATGTCAGGGACATATCTACCTAGCTAAGGGGTTCTTAAGCATACAATGAAACCCTCTGAGGATTATGGAGGTGTTGTATGGTAGCTTTATCTTTATAACATCCCTGTGGTGGGCAGAAAGAAAGTATCAATACTGTTCCTAAATTATTCTCAAATAGTTtgataaatgtgatgttttccttgGTTTGTGTCCTCTTTActcttttctttacattaaaTCATTCTTTAAGTTAAATATAATCTTTAAGTTAAATAGTTTCTTACACTCAAATATTTCATTGTCTGTAGGTGCAGCTGGAACTTGTTTCCACAGCGACTGAGCCTGACATGACCACACCAATGCTGAAGCCTTTCTCTTACGAGCATCAAGACAATCCACGTCAACACAACATAATccatcacagcaaacacagccgCTCCTCTCTGGGCAACAACAGTCACCATGGCTCATCTCTTGGCAATCTGACGCCTCGCAGCAGAGACTACCGGCAGTCTGCGGAGACATTCCAACTAAAGGCTCCCCTTTCATGTGGAACAGACCGGGGCTACCGTCAATCATACACCTCCGTCTGCTCATCAGGCAACCGGATTTCAGATGCACTGTCATCACCAGCTCACGGTCGGATGTCAGCTAACCCGCTGGGCGGTGTTGGGATTGTTGATTGcatctccccttcctctcctcctcactcccccagcagaggggaggggagtgAGTGCAGAGCCACTGACTACCTTCTGTCGCGCTCTGTGGACCACCTGGAGCGTCCTAATCTCCCTTCACTCACCCGCCCGggccagctgctctgttgcGGCTCTGTGGATCTgctgagtggaggagaaggGTACCCCAGGGTGCGTCCTACACTTGTGATCCCAGCACACTACATGCGCCTGCCTGGGGAGCACCCACTGTCTGGTCAGGccctcctgctgcagactgacCAGCAGAGTGACTTGGAGACCATCCAGGCTGAGCTCAATGCCTCACATTCCCAGCAACCTCTGGGGCAAACACCCACCGACTGCACCCCAAATCCTACCAATCAGGGTGACGGAGAGCGACGCGGCCTGCCGGAGTCTCTGTCCATCCCAGGAGCACTTGGGGAAACGGGTCTCGTGGAAATAAACAGCGAGGACACCTTATTGGCTGAAAAGACTTTAATGGAGCTAAGAGGGGGGAAGCCTCTGCCTCACCCACGAGCCTGGTTTGTCTCACTAGATGGACGCTCCAATGCTCATATTCGCCACTCCTACATTGACCTCCAGCGAGCAGGGTGCCACAGCACCACACCAGGTGGAGGAGGTCCACAGGGTAATGGCAGCGGCAGGAGGCGTGGCAACGATGCCAGTCTGGATTCCGGTGTGGATCTGAACGAGCCGAGAGTAGGCCGCAAGGGGAAAGATGGAGAgcgggaggagagagagatcgAGAAAGACAGGTCGAAAGGCACGACGGCAGCTATGGCCTACACTCAGCTGGTGTATGTTGATGATCTAGACGGGGgaggcagcgaggaggagaCGCCCAAGAGCAGCCCACAGGACAGTAAAACAGGATCCATCCTGTCAGACAAAGAAGAGGGTCAAAGAGTGGATCAGGGTCAAGGAGAAGAGGGGGTACAAATACAAGAGCACCCACCCTCACTTTCCTCTTCAGcgccatcttctcctcctcccctgccgACACCAGAAGGAGAGACTTTCAGGACTGATAACACACTGCTGTCGGTCTCTCCTGATGGAGATGCAGCTCacgatgatggagaggaggagaagaagagtccctggcagaggagagaggagcgacCCCTGCTGGCCTTCAACCTTAAATAATCCACAGATCACCACTTAAAGGAtagattcacatttttttctttaaagaaaattcACAGGTCCATATTAAGACTGACTACACGAACAGGGTTAATGGTCACTGTAATTGTTCCTTCTGTATGCACTGGTCCCTCTGAAAGTGATTTCACGCTTTTTATAACTTCAGAACTTGCCAGAGAATCGtaatgtttttaagttttggtCAGcatcacagtgatccagtcaTAGTTGACTCTATGTCCATGGAGACTCTGCCAAAGGAAACAGCATACAGCATACTTTTTAATGTTGCCAATTTGCTTGAATTTACACCCATTAGAAACCCCTGATCCCCGGTCCTATACAGGCAGTTTGTATCCCATCTCTTACATTGAAATGGCTTAAAAAAGAGCTCTAGTTCATCTTGGTTTAGACAGGAGGAACAATAACAGCAGCCAAAACTGTTCAATACATATGGGCATTTGTTTCAAGATGTGAACCTATCCTCAGCTCCCACTTTGCGCAGACCTTAACGTGAAGGATGTGACCATTTGAACCGAAgccctttgtttttcttaactATAGCACTGAGAGAATATTTCGGCACTGGGATCCCTTCTAGTCAAGAACACGAAGGGATGGTTCAGATCCTTCATGAACTTCCGGGTCCCCTTTATGAAAATGACCACTGTTGTCCTCCTCACGACGCTCCACATAAATACAAACCACTTGATATTGCCCGAGGACGACAAATGGACTTAGGAGGCAAGAATAAGAATATTTTATGCACAACAAatatatgccttttttttttattttatttttttttttttataactagCCTTGTTAGCGTAAAGGAGCTGTAGTAGGAACAGAGGATGGGTGGTTCTCTCACAGATGAAAGACTACAGGAACCTTTTGTCTTGAGCCATATTGGCCTCGGTCCACTGACTGTAAAGAAGCCAGGAAGACACcacatttgtttaaagtgaGATTATAACCTGTTCTGACTGATTTTTAAGATTGTGGAATATCTGTGCAAGTTAttctgctgttttcacagtctCAGAATCAGAGTCACCCCTGATATTAATGTGTAAATCCAGTACTTTGAATGGTTTTGAGAACGTTGCTAGAATTTAATCTGGCCCGTCAGAAGGCTGTTTGGGAGTTTTTACATGATCGTCACAGGAGGTGAAGCTTTTGGACTGAAGAAATCAAACCACTATCGGCACTGCAACATAATCAGATAATGTGACACACCACTATGCCAGTGGGCAAAGATATAATACCACTACGAAACTGTAGTTCCACATGAAATAATTGTGAGGTGTAATAATATGAAGGGTTTTGTAATTGTTGAACCACTGACTGGCATATTTTTGCTCTGAAGGCTATGCATCACTTTTATACGGCTGCTTGAGATGCcttgttttgtaattttaatCACTTTGATTTTAATTGCCAACATGAAGTATTTTATCTGAAAATGggctatttttatttctttaagtATGTTAAGGGCTTTTGTTCCTCACCCGCCTTATTGTTAGAAAACCAACCGCAACAGTTTTACCTGAACCAAACTTGTTTTGCATGCTGTGTTTCACCTTGTTCACCATTTCCTTGTGCTCCAAGTGCCTTTGAACCACCTGACTCTGCAACAGATTTGTGGAACAAATTACCTTATTTATTTCTGGTCTTCTTTTGCCTTCAGCTTCTCTCCTCTACCTCAgccccctccccctttctctcccacTCGTGAAAGAAAGCATGCAGTAAACTTTCCTCCGAACTAGCGTGTGTTACAAGCTACACTGCAGACATCTCAGAAAATGTCTACCAGCTGCTGCAATCATAAAAGTCCTCTACAGCAATCAGCCAGACACCAATCTCTCTCAGAGTACACAGTTAAGGATTTACCAGAGTTTTTAAGTGTAGCACAGGACAGATAAAGCTAAGTGCGATTGTATGTGAAGCTAATCTGCAGgtcatttcagtgcatttattttatttttgtgatttttaagagggtgagtgtttgtttcgaatgtgtttatgtgcaccTGGGTGGTATTCATCTGTGATGCTGCTTGGCTGTGAGTTTGTCttgtcagactgtgtgtgtgtgtttgtgtgtgtctgtgtctgtgtgtgtgtgtgtgtgtgtgtgttcattcgAGAGAGCTGAGAAATAATCAACATGCATCCACTCTAGGTTCATATAGTCGTAGCAATCatattacagtgtgtgtatagttctttccttttcctctacTTGGTCAAAATGATGTGTGAGTTGGTATTGTGAATGGCCTCTTCTCTCTTAGTATCCCACAGCAACCTCCAGTTCTAGGGTGGAGTTGCAATACAGCATCCTGAGTGTGTAACTTGGTTGCTCGCATTATATTTGAAGCCTATTATTCTGAATAAACAGCCAAACTGGAGTGATtggtgtttgtatttgtataattGAACATAAAAGACAGAAGTCATTCGAGAgatgtatttcctgttttacatGTCAGGTTCTCAAGACGTTCACCTTCAACCACAGATGCCCTTTTGGTAATAATTTTGTTGTCTTTAGGAACCCTGTCCTAAGATACGAGTCTATCAAATTAGTAACCGTCAATCTGTGTTGCAGTCAGATAGCCCAAATGTTCATTATGATATAATTTCGATGCCATCTTTAAGTAGCTGCTCTGTTGAAAGagcaactccaccaattttaaacattaaagtgtgttcacaggccCAAGCTGTATGTAATTTGACAAAGTGAGTTGTTGAAAATTGTAcatcattttaagaaaatataaaataaatatcttttattttttaagattgGATTACCACCATGTCAAATCAGGAACCTGTTCTCCAGCACCAAGATCCCAACAGCCCTCAGACTGCCAGATCCGCTGCATGACAtgtctttttgtaatttaattaaCTGCAAATTTGATCAGGAATTTGCATCACTATGGAAtacatttgaatcagaagagaaatggGAAACTGAACAAACGCAgttctcatgactgaataaacagctgACCTTAAAGGGGAACTATGTAGTTTtcgagaagaaattcaaactcagtatttggatatttacaatattcatgAGTTCATAATGCTTTGTTATCCtttgaggtcagtgtgtttattcaatttattcagtcgtgaaaacaaagagtttttttatttagttaattttacaaaaaggaagttctttcttttctgatttaaaaatgccTTCCTCAAACCTGTGTAGGGCACCTTTTTAAAGGACCgtgtcatactgttttactttgtttatatgtgcaTAAGACAGCATTCTGGAGCCCTTactgtcctctgagaacagctagTTTATGCagttataaaaatacatatttctgagtttgtattattacctaacctgtattgtaaatatttattttatatattctgAGTTggaatttcctctccaaaactacataatgacCCTTAAAGACATCATTGTTTGAATTATCCTCACAGTCTGACACAGGATCGATACTGTTGCCGTCATCATTGCTTCCCAACAGTTGAGTGTGTGCACCGCTGGACTGCCTCACGTTTCAAGGTAGGAGTCTGCCTGTTGCTCCTCCTCTGGCCTCTGGGCGGCGCGCTTTCCCTCAgcatcttctttgtttttccatccctcGCCCGCTGCCCGTGCTCTCTATCATACGGCGGCTGGCgattttttaaagcatttatatGATGGCGGAGGACAGTGAATCCGCGGCCAGTCAGCAGAGCCTGGAGCTAGACGACCAGGACACCTGCGGGATAGACGGAGACAACGAGGAGGAGAATGAGCATATGCAAGGGTGAGGATGGCCTGGCCGGTCCTGCTGGGAGACGCAGTAACGTTATTTCAGGCTgcctgtttgtgtatgtgtgcgctcGGTCGGGAGCAGCTAAGCGcggttagctaacgttagccgacacaaacacagacgggCTTGTTCGCTACAAGGCCGACTTTTGAAGCTTATAACCTCAGGGGGAGTGCTGATGTGAAACCTTTATGACATGGGCATCCTTGTTGTTTTAACCATGTGTGTCCTCGCTTTCAAACGCGCACGCTGAGCTAGCGTCCTGGTTGAATGACATGATGACAGCAGACCGTTAGTTAGCTAACGATAGGTTAGCTAGCTCAGCTGTCAGTCGTTGCTAtggtagctaacgttagctagctctctggctgctctgttcgtgtgtgtgtctgtgtgtgtaagtgaaaTGTGAGTGAGACAACAGTCAGCCCCTGGTCAATAATGTGCTGTACGTCTATGTTCGTATCTATCCAGGAGTCCAGGGGGGGACTTGGGggccaagaggaagaagaagaagcagaagaggaagaaagagaagccAAGCTCGGGGGGAGCCAAGTCCGACTCTGCCTCTGACTCTCAGGAGATCAAGGTGCAGTGATGATGGTGACCCAGTGAAATGTGCAAGCAAAACCCGAACTGTAACCCAGTAACCTAGTGAAGTCACTCGCCAGGCTGCTGATAGTCATGGTACTAGGAGTAGGTGCAGGATAGTCCCTTTGCACGCACGACACAATCCCAAAAAATACACGTTTGTTAAACATCAGGGGCGATATACTTTGACCCAGGCTCATAATAACCCGTGAAGTTACCCTAATTATGAAGTCAGTGACTTATGTTTAAAGCAGCCTGGAAAGAAGCCAATTTTCACAGACTTTCCCACATTTTTTGCCCATGTGTATATCGCCATGAGAGCTTTTTTCCCCAGTGCACTGGTGTCATTTTAGACAGTAATTGTTGAACCGCAAAATATGCTGTGTCAGTTTATATATCGTTGTTGCAAGTTTTTGTTATCACATTTGATGAATCGTTGcaaaaaatatgtgtatatcTGCAAATATCAAAAGTATTTTCCCCCTTACATATTAGTATCAACCCCAAAAGTCAAGTGCCAGTGGGGCTCAAAAGACAAGCTTATATGTTCGAGAAATATGTAGAAGACTGTCTGCTACCTTGAGCACTCTGACACACCTTTATATATACCTTATCCAGTCCTTTGATCACCATCTGCTGTGTGGGGGCAGGTGCTTGCTCAGCTTGAGTTATGTGAGTAGTTAGTCATATCATGATCTGCGTGCTGGATTCAAAGTGCAAGTCTGACAGCAGTTGAAGATGAAGAATTTAAATCAGTGCTCCTGTCTTTAATTTCTGCTGATAAGATGAAAGCAAAGAAAGCAGGATTGGGAAATGACAGGGAGTGGCTCAGAGATTGCAAAATAACCAAAGACCCATCTGGATCAGCAAAGCGTGCTGCAGAAATCTTGACACCAAGCCACAAGGGACAAATCGCACAAAATTGAAGTGTCCTTTATAGAATTACAGATTGCGCTGACTGAGGCAGCGAGAGACAAAAAGGCTGGAAACCTGCACCATCACAGCTTTCCGGGAGtactttaaatgcaaaaaaacacaccagagacTTGAactgatgtgtaaaaaaatgatttgctaGCATTGATGGTCCAGTTTTTATCAATTCTAAATAGTCTGGTGTGATCAGTCAATTACAGGTTGAACTTGTGTTCAACATCCCCTGAGAGTACttagtttttatttgaaagggGTATAAATTGCACACATGCCCTCCGTTGTGTCTTTTTAGCTACCATTTAAGTCTTGCCCGAAATTCTGAACTGGTATCAAACTGTGATCTGTATCTGTAGGCATTATCCAGATAAGGTAAAATTAATGTGAATGCAAAGATTGAATGCGTCATGATCAGAATGTGATCTGATCCACCTCATCACATCTGGAGGTAGTCGGCCTCGCATTGTGTTCAGTTCTTAGGTGGGTGTAAATGCAACATGCACAAGGTGCTGGCATCTATACAACATAACATTGATGCAATCATTTGATGTAAGCTGACATAAATTATAGGTTGTTGTTGCTCAAATTTAAGCTTGAAAAATTAAATGCCTCTCATTACTGATTATATGTCTTTTCTGTGCCATAAGTGCACCAACAGTG includes:
- the fam171a1 gene encoding protein FAM171A1, with the protein product MMRAVDRRRTAAIVLCLLGYLVSGAVAKTLPEDTATEEVTLKVHLSDASTHQPLGGATIQLFANHTPVTTETSSADGNTYLRFPYRLGTLLVVTATKQGYVPNSVPWTPSRLPVFSSISLDLLPERAATLTVYEDVVEIVSGLQGFRHQPTVHFQRRALSLPSNSSYANLTALLTVASTPSHIQHFPHLQVLSGNSTGTEKRFELTPIAAISVHLLASDGAELQVNEPITVSIPLPADSGLKENDHIPAWRFDPRLGAWIKSSLGHVQREGSQLSLTYIAPQLGYWVAAMSPLHSGPVFAKDISMYHTVFLLAILGGMALILLCLLCLLLYYCRRRCLKPRVSHRKLTMSSGLDSSKRDQATSMSHLNLISNEVQLELVSTATEPDMTTPMLKPFSYEHQDNPRQHNIIHHSKHSRSSLGNNSHHGSSLGNLTPRSRDYRQSAETFQLKAPLSCGTDRGYRQSYTSVCSSGNRISDALSSPAHGRMSANPLGGVGIVDCISPSSPPHSPSRGEGSECRATDYLLSRSVDHLERPNLPSLTRPGQLLCCGSVDLLSGGEGYPRVRPTLVIPAHYMRLPGEHPLSGQALLLQTDQQSDLETIQAELNASHSQQPLGQTPTDCTPNPTNQGDGERRGLPESLSIPGALGETGLVEINSEDTLLAEKTLMELRGGKPLPHPRAWFVSLDGRSNAHIRHSYIDLQRAGCHSTTPGGGGPQGNGSGRRRGNDASLDSGVDLNEPRVGRKGKDGEREEREIEKDRSKGTTAAMAYTQLVYVDDLDGGGSEEETPKSSPQDSKTGSILSDKEEGQRVDQGQGEEGVQIQEHPPSLSSSAPSSPPPLPTPEGETFRTDNTLLSVSPDGDAAHDDGEEEKKSPWQRREERPLLAFNLK